The proteins below are encoded in one region of Amycolatopsis acidiphila:
- a CDS encoding NAD(P)-dependent oxidoreductase — MKVGFLGLGVMGTPMALNLVRAGTALVVWNRTPAKAAPLRAAGAEVAASPAEVFDLASVVMVMLADEAAMDSVLGRGTPEFARLIAGHTVVHMGTTSPEYSRGLEADVRAAGGGYVEAPVSGSRKPAEAGSLVGMLAGEAAAVELVRPLVAAMCAETVVCGPVPDALVMKLAVNLYLITMVTGLAEAVHFAERNGLDLERFRSVLDAGPMASAVSRVKVQKLVAGDFAVQASIANVLENNRLIAEAARRSGVASPLLDSCHALYGETLALGHDQEDMAAVVRAVEARTERVAGVGWAWGWAWAWAGVRRGGMRWVAGWARPGGGRAWVAGWAACGPDGWRVLRSRTSGWGEARERRDVGR; from the coding sequence GTGAAGGTCGGATTCCTCGGTCTCGGCGTGATGGGCACGCCGATGGCGCTCAACCTCGTTCGTGCCGGGACGGCGCTCGTCGTGTGGAACCGCACGCCGGCGAAGGCGGCGCCGCTGCGGGCGGCGGGTGCAGAGGTGGCCGCGAGCCCGGCCGAGGTGTTCGACCTCGCCTCCGTGGTCATGGTCATGCTCGCCGACGAGGCCGCGATGGACTCCGTGCTCGGCCGCGGCACGCCGGAGTTCGCGCGGCTGATCGCCGGGCACACGGTGGTGCACATGGGCACGACCTCGCCGGAGTACTCGCGAGGGCTGGAGGCCGACGTCCGCGCGGCGGGCGGCGGTTATGTGGAGGCTCCCGTCTCGGGCTCGCGCAAGCCGGCCGAGGCGGGGTCGCTGGTCGGGATGCTCGCCGGGGAGGCGGCGGCGGTGGAGCTGGTGCGCCCGCTGGTGGCGGCGATGTGCGCGGAGACGGTCGTGTGCGGGCCGGTGCCGGATGCGCTGGTGATGAAGCTGGCCGTGAACCTCTACCTCATCACGATGGTCACCGGTCTCGCGGAGGCGGTCCACTTCGCGGAGCGGAACGGCCTCGATCTGGAGCGCTTCCGTTCGGTGCTGGACGCGGGCCCGATGGCGAGCGCCGTCTCGCGGGTGAAGGTGCAGAAGCTGGTCGCGGGCGACTTCGCGGTGCAGGCGTCGATCGCGAACGTGCTGGAGAACAACCGGCTCATCGCCGAAGCCGCGCGCAGGTCCGGCGTGGCGTCGCCGCTGCTCGACAGCTGCCACGCGTTGTACGGGGAAACCCTTGCACTGGGCCACGATCAGGAGGACATGGCCGCAGTGGTGCGCGCGGTCGAAGCCCGGACGGAGCGTGTCGCGGGAGTGGGTTGGGCTTGGGGTTGGGCTTGGGCTTGGGCTGGCGTGCGGCGCGGTGGGATGAGGTGGGTGGCGGGCTGGGCGAGGCCCGGGGGTGGCAGGGCGTGGGTCGCGGGCTGGGCAGCTTGTGGGCCGGACGGGTGGCGGGTATTGCGCAGTCGAACGAGCGGATGGGGCGAGGCCCGGGAGCGGCGGGACGTGGGCCGGTAG
- a CDS encoding formate/nitrite transporter family protein: MPIPMSEALDLQAEVAEGKIDDFRRPGRYLVSSMLAGAFIGVAVVLLLETTGPLNAAGSPWTKLVQGLVFGVALTAVVFAGAELSTGNMMTMVQGAILRRRGAGIAVGIIVGSFVGNLIGSVVFAWLVHAGGVLSIGATPGHAAPGAALLASLIKTKTAESAGALFFRGVLCNFLVCLAVWMAARTKSDGAKLALIFWCLLAFVASGFEHVVANMTTFSLGWMEGVPGATLGAFGRNLLFVGLGNLVGGGLLVGAAYAFLGRPARGADQAAAEGELASSAL; this comes from the coding sequence GTGCCGATTCCCATGTCCGAAGCGCTCGACCTGCAGGCCGAGGTGGCCGAGGGCAAGATCGACGACTTCCGCCGTCCCGGCCGGTACCTCGTGAGCTCGATGCTCGCGGGCGCCTTCATCGGCGTGGCCGTCGTGCTGCTGCTCGAAACCACCGGACCGTTGAACGCGGCCGGCTCACCGTGGACGAAACTCGTACAGGGCCTGGTGTTCGGTGTCGCGCTGACCGCGGTCGTGTTCGCCGGCGCCGAGCTATCGACGGGCAACATGATGACGATGGTGCAGGGCGCGATCCTGCGAAGGCGCGGCGCCGGGATCGCGGTGGGCATCATCGTCGGCTCGTTCGTCGGCAACCTCATCGGCTCGGTGGTGTTCGCGTGGCTGGTGCACGCGGGCGGGGTGCTGTCGATCGGCGCCACGCCGGGACACGCCGCGCCGGGCGCCGCGCTGCTGGCGAGCCTGATCAAGACCAAGACCGCGGAGTCCGCGGGCGCCCTGTTCTTCCGCGGCGTGCTGTGCAACTTCCTGGTGTGCCTCGCGGTCTGGATGGCGGCGCGCACGAAGTCCGACGGCGCCAAGCTCGCGCTCATCTTCTGGTGCCTGCTCGCGTTCGTCGCCTCCGGTTTCGAGCACGTCGTGGCCAACATGACCACGTTCTCGCTCGGCTGGATGGAAGGCGTTCCCGGCGCGACGCTCGGCGCGTTCGGCAGGAACCTGCTGTTCGTCGGGCTGGGCAACCTCGTCGGCGGCGGGCTGCTCGTCGGTGCGGCCTACGCCTTCCTGGGGCGGCCGGCGCGCGGCGCCGACCAGGCCGCTGCCGAGGGCGAATTGGCCTCGAGCGCTTTATGA
- a CDS encoding NUDIX hydrolase — MTALDDAEAAVRQFPRVPVPLDGRRAAAVAITMFEDEQGPAVWLTRRTSRLRAHPGQFALPGGRFDDGEDAVAAALRELHEELGIAAGRDQCAGLLDDYATRSGYVITPVVVRTDAQEPVPNPAEVARLHRISFAELDVEPRYLRIPESDRPVIQLPLVGHLVHAPTAAVLFQFREVALHRRHTRVDQLEQPVFAWR; from the coding sequence GTGACCGCACTCGACGACGCCGAAGCCGCAGTGCGGCAGTTCCCCCGCGTACCCGTCCCGCTCGACGGGCGGCGTGCCGCGGCCGTGGCGATCACCATGTTCGAGGACGAGCAGGGCCCCGCCGTCTGGCTTACCCGCCGTACCTCACGGCTGCGGGCGCATCCCGGGCAGTTCGCGCTGCCGGGCGGGCGGTTCGACGACGGCGAGGACGCGGTGGCCGCTGCCTTGCGGGAGCTGCACGAAGAGCTGGGCATCGCCGCCGGCCGGGACCAGTGCGCGGGCCTGCTCGACGACTACGCCACCCGCTCGGGGTACGTGATCACGCCCGTCGTGGTGCGCACCGACGCGCAGGAGCCCGTGCCGAACCCGGCCGAGGTCGCGCGCCTGCACCGCATCTCCTTCGCCGAGCTGGACGTGGAGCCGCGTTACCTGCGGATTCCCGAGTCCGACCGGCCGGTGATCCAGCTGCCGCTGGTCGGGCACCTCGTGCACGCGCCGACCGCGGCCGTGCTGTTCCAGTTCCGCGAGGTCGCCCTGCACCGCAGGCACACCCGGGTCGACCAGCTGGAGCAGCCGGTCTTCGCCTGGCGCTGA
- a CDS encoding MerR family transcriptional regulator gives MSGSERRWTIGELARASGVTVRTLHHYDDIGLLTASERTAAGHRRYLPRDLRRLYRVRALRTLGLSLEEIADLLAESPDDLVTLRGLLETQLRALGDQAARIHHLTRHITGLLSRLDDSSEPGPERFLETLELMSMFETYFTEERREQLARQRAELGPDRIEEAKSRWAKLVEELLPHVEARTPADDPAVRELVRQWDALAAPFHADEGTKAAAQRTWQNNSAAIADTLPWPADRMTALVAYVARVREQG, from the coding sequence GTGAGCGGGAGCGAACGGCGCTGGACGATCGGCGAGCTGGCCCGGGCCAGCGGTGTGACGGTGCGAACGCTGCACCACTACGACGACATCGGCCTGCTCACGGCGAGTGAGCGTACCGCCGCCGGCCACCGGCGGTACCTCCCGCGGGACCTGCGGCGGCTCTACCGGGTCCGGGCGCTGCGCACGCTCGGCCTGTCGCTGGAGGAGATCGCGGACCTGCTCGCGGAGTCCCCGGACGACCTGGTCACCCTGCGCGGGCTGCTGGAGACCCAGCTGCGCGCACTCGGGGACCAGGCCGCCCGTATTCACCACCTCACCCGGCACATCACTGGACTGCTCAGCAGACTCGACGACTCGTCGGAGCCCGGGCCCGAGCGGTTCCTGGAAACCCTGGAGCTGATGTCGATGTTCGAGACCTACTTCACCGAGGAACGACGCGAGCAGCTGGCGCGACAGCGGGCCGAGCTCGGCCCGGACCGGATCGAGGAGGCCAAGTCCCGTTGGGCGAAGCTCGTCGAGGAGCTGCTGCCACACGTCGAAGCGCGGACTCCGGCCGACGACCCGGCCGTCCGCGAGCTCGTACGCCAGTGGGATGCGCTCGCCGCCCCGTTCCACGCCGACGAAGGGACCAAGGCGGCGGCACAACGGACGTGGCAGAACAATTCCGCCGCGATCGCGGACACCCTGCCGTGGCCCGCCGACCGGATGACCGCGCTCGTCGCCTACGTGGCACGGGTTCGCGAGCAGGGCTGA
- a CDS encoding sulfatase-like hydrolase/transferase yields MLTRIRPPDEPVAADEPANEKPRGRRIAARVLTVLACLLVLFALLVPDQLSGFTVWAFLRIPVEALVVAGLALLLPARPRRIVAAVLGAGLGVVLIVKLADIGFFVAFDRPFNLVFDWSFLPSAVGLVEDTAGKAGAIAAVIGVCLLILALVAGMAFAAVRLTRVVAGRRTTTARTIAVLGLVWIVCAVFGLQAGQGQPIAARTAASLAYHEMRQVTADLRDRQAFAQEVSTDAFSGIPPQQLLTALRGKDVLLTFVESYGRVAVQDSDIAPGVDAVLDSGTQALRAAGFDSRSAFLTSSTTGGGSWFAHSTLESGTWVNNQQRYNDLVSGDRLTLAKAFGNAGWRTAADDPANTRDWPEGKFYGYQQVYDDRNVGYRGPNFSYATMPDQYTMKAFQQAELAKPGHPPVMAEIDLVSSHWPWAPLPRMVGWDQVGDGSVYDPMPAQGKQLTDVWSDPAKVRAAYGDSIQYSLNTLISYVQHYGNDNTVLVFLGDHQPNTAVTGSEGASRDVPITIVARDPAVLDRISGWGWQEGLRPNPQAPVWPMSAFRDRFLTAFSDIP; encoded by the coding sequence TTGCTGACGCGTATCCGCCCGCCCGACGAGCCCGTCGCGGCGGACGAGCCCGCGAACGAGAAGCCGCGCGGCAGACGGATCGCGGCGCGGGTACTGACCGTCCTGGCCTGCCTGCTGGTGCTGTTCGCCCTGCTCGTGCCCGACCAGCTGAGCGGGTTCACGGTGTGGGCCTTCCTGCGGATCCCGGTGGAGGCCCTGGTCGTTGCCGGGCTGGCGCTCCTCCTGCCGGCGCGGCCGAGGAGGATCGTCGCGGCCGTCCTCGGCGCGGGGCTCGGCGTCGTCCTGATCGTGAAGCTGGCCGACATCGGCTTCTTCGTGGCCTTCGACCGGCCGTTCAACCTGGTCTTCGACTGGAGCTTCCTCCCGTCGGCCGTGGGCCTGGTCGAGGACACGGCGGGCAAGGCCGGTGCGATCGCCGCCGTGATCGGCGTGTGCCTGCTCATTCTCGCGCTCGTGGCCGGGATGGCGTTCGCGGCGGTGCGGCTGACCCGCGTGGTCGCCGGGCGGCGCACCACGACGGCCCGCACCATCGCGGTGCTCGGTCTGGTGTGGATCGTCTGCGCGGTGTTCGGCCTGCAGGCCGGGCAGGGGCAGCCGATCGCCGCGCGCACCGCGGCGTCCCTGGCGTATCACGAAATGCGTCAGGTGACCGCGGATCTGAGGGACCGGCAGGCCTTCGCGCAGGAGGTGTCCACCGACGCGTTCAGCGGTATTCCTCCGCAGCAGTTGCTGACGGCGTTGCGTGGCAAGGACGTGCTGCTGACCTTCGTCGAGAGCTACGGGCGGGTCGCGGTGCAGGATTCGGACATCGCGCCCGGAGTGGACGCCGTGCTCGACTCGGGCACGCAAGCCTTGCGCGCGGCCGGTTTCGACTCGCGCAGCGCGTTCCTCACCTCCTCGACCACGGGTGGCGGCAGCTGGTTCGCGCACTCGACGTTGGAGTCGGGCACCTGGGTCAACAACCAGCAGCGCTACAACGACCTCGTCAGCGGCGACCGGTTGACGTTGGCGAAGGCCTTCGGCAACGCGGGCTGGCGGACGGCCGCCGACGACCCGGCCAACACGCGAGACTGGCCGGAGGGCAAGTTCTACGGCTACCAGCAGGTGTACGACGACCGGAACGTCGGCTACCGCGGGCCGAACTTCTCCTACGCCACGATGCCCGACCAGTACACGATGAAGGCGTTCCAGCAGGCCGAGCTCGCGAAGCCGGGGCATCCGCCGGTGATGGCCGAGATCGACCTGGTGTCGAGTCACTGGCCGTGGGCGCCGTTGCCGCGCATGGTCGGCTGGGACCAGGTCGGCGACGGATCGGTCTACGATCCGATGCCCGCGCAGGGCAAGCAGCTGACCGACGTGTGGTCCGATCCGGCGAAGGTCCGGGCCGCGTACGGGGATTCCATCCAGTACTCGCTGAACACGCTGATCTCCTACGTGCAGCATTACGGCAACGACAACACGGTGCTGGTGTTCCTCGGCGACCACCAGCCGAACACGGCGGTGACCGGCAGCGAAGGCGCTAGTCGCGACGTGCCGATCACGATCGTCGCGCGGGACCCGGCGGTGCTGGACCGGATTTCGGGCTGGGGCTGGCAGGAGGGGCTGCGGCCGAACCCGCAGGCTCCCGTCTGGCCGATGAGCGCGTTCCGGGACCGGTTCCTGACGGCCTTTTCGGACATTCCTTAG
- a CDS encoding alpha/beta hydrolase: MCGYWHEQPQHALPQLPHQVADDVLVVQGEFDPQTGYDQASAAVRNAPGASLVSVDNAAFHGQYALTGNPCVDGMVNVFLLNNSRPGNEVCPSFRCPARTTCIR, encoded by the coding sequence GTGTGCGGCTACTGGCACGAGCAGCCGCAACATGCCCTGCCGCAGCTGCCCCATCAGGTCGCGGACGACGTCCTGGTGGTGCAAGGGGAGTTCGACCCGCAGACCGGCTACGACCAGGCCAGCGCGGCTGTGCGGAACGCGCCCGGCGCCTCGCTGGTGTCGGTCGACAATGCGGCGTTCCACGGCCAGTACGCGCTGACCGGCAATCCCTGTGTGGACGGGATGGTCAACGTGTTCCTGCTGAACAACTCCAGGCCCGGTAACGAGGTCTGCCCCAGCTTCCGCTGCCCGGCGAGGACAACGTGTATCCGGTGA
- a CDS encoding trypsin-like serine protease, which produces MGDVLQRGNFAVLAGDKCSPRLGGVVDQTSMLCAEGTTPGTTVCPGDSGGPLMADLPGRPVQVGITSFAGEVEGLTCGQPSPAGFTDVGRVREWALSPGLALAPVPEGVPVIKGEAKADGTLLCEQPDWRGRPTAVTTEWYRQNTDSTGFVFFTPIPGATTDRMTVPADVAGTSVDCLVTAYSGGGKVTVLADAIPIPAQ; this is translated from the coding sequence ATGGGTGACGTGCTGCAGCGAGGCAACTTCGCGGTTCTGGCGGGCGACAAGTGCTCACCCCGCCTGGGCGGAGTGGTGGACCAGACGTCCATGTTGTGCGCGGAAGGCACCACACCCGGTACGACCGTGTGCCCCGGCGACTCCGGCGGCCCGCTCATGGCCGATCTACCGGGACGGCCTGTACAGGTGGGCATCACGAGTTTCGCCGGGGAGGTCGAGGGCCTGACGTGCGGTCAACCGTCGCCGGCGGGGTTCACCGATGTCGGCCGGGTGCGCGAGTGGGCTCTGTCGCCCGGGCTCGCACTGGCACCTGTTCCGGAGGGAGTGCCGGTCATCAAGGGCGAGGCAAAGGCCGACGGGACGCTGTTGTGCGAGCAACCGGACTGGCGCGGACGGCCCACCGCGGTGACGACTGAGTGGTACCGGCAGAACACCGACAGCACCGGGTTCGTGTTCTTCACGCCGATTCCGGGAGCCACCACGGACAGGATGACCGTTCCGGCGGATGTCGCGGGGACGAGCGTCGACTGCCTTGTCACCGCTTACTCCGGGGGCGGGAAGGTCACCGTCCTGGCGGACGCGATACCCATTCCGGCCCAGTGA
- a CDS encoding PLD nuclease N-terminal domain-containing protein: MTHSMPQIVVAILLVAVVAAFVLLVVGAVVSVLRSRLTPGMKLVWVVFVFIAPFIGSLLWFLIGRKQTVAAQRDT, from the coding sequence GTGACTCATTCGATGCCGCAGATCGTGGTAGCCATCCTGCTCGTCGCAGTGGTTGCGGCGTTCGTGCTTCTCGTGGTGGGGGCGGTGGTGAGCGTCTTGCGGTCACGCCTGACGCCAGGGATGAAGCTGGTGTGGGTGGTCTTCGTCTTCATCGCGCCGTTCATCGGCAGCCTGCTGTGGTTTCTCATCGGCCGGAAGCAGACGGTCGCCGCGCAACGAGATACGTGA
- a CDS encoding DUF6131 family protein — protein sequence MIVLGVILLIVGLLTGISILWTIGIVLLVVGAVLAILGGTGRKVGGRAHWF from the coding sequence ATGATCGTGCTAGGCGTCATCCTTCTCATCGTCGGTCTGTTGACCGGCATTTCCATCCTTTGGACCATCGGAATCGTGCTTCTGGTGGTGGGAGCGGTGCTGGCGATTCTCGGCGGCACGGGTCGCAAGGTCGGTGGCCGAGCGCACTGGTTCTAA
- a CDS encoding glycosyltransferase family 4 protein, with product MDEFDSGGDPVCWLSRVCPECGLLAEQEQAKTCARCGAPLPKADDER from the coding sequence ATGGACGAGTTCGATTCGGGCGGTGATCCGGTCTGCTGGCTGTCGCGGGTATGCCCGGAGTGCGGGCTGCTCGCCGAGCAGGAGCAGGCCAAGACCTGTGCACGCTGCGGCGCCCCACTGCCGAAAGCGGACGACGAGCGGTGA
- a CDS encoding 3-isopropylmalate dehydrogenase, translating to MKLGVIPGDGIGIDVTAEALRVLDAVVPGVEKIEYDLGAARYRRTGEILPDSVLHEVRGHDAILLGAIGDPSVPPGVLERDLLLRLRFELDHYVNLRPAKLYPGVATPLTGRPEIDFIVYREGTEGPYTGNGGTLRRGTPNEVATEVSVNTAFGVERVVRAAFERAQSRPRKRLTLVHKTNVLKHAGGLWQRIVDAVSSEFPEVTVDYNHVDAVMIHLVTQPERYDVIVTDNLFGDIVTDLAGAICGGIGLAASANINPDRTAPSMFEPVHGSAPDIAGQDKADPTAAVLSVALMLEHLGDAEAAAKIETVVREDLARREPEKPGGTREIGERLAEAAATR from the coding sequence ATGAAACTCGGCGTGATTCCTGGTGACGGCATCGGTATCGACGTGACGGCGGAAGCCCTGCGCGTGCTCGACGCGGTCGTGCCCGGTGTGGAGAAGATCGAATACGACCTCGGTGCGGCGCGCTATCGCCGCACCGGCGAGATTCTGCCCGACTCGGTCCTGCACGAGGTCCGCGGCCACGACGCGATCCTGCTGGGCGCCATCGGGGATCCGTCGGTGCCGCCGGGCGTCCTCGAGCGTGATCTGCTGCTGCGGCTGCGCTTCGAGCTCGACCACTACGTCAACCTGCGCCCGGCGAAGCTGTACCCGGGTGTGGCCACCCCGCTGACCGGGCGGCCCGAGATCGACTTCATCGTGTACCGCGAAGGCACCGAAGGGCCCTACACCGGCAACGGCGGCACGCTGCGCCGCGGCACGCCGAACGAGGTCGCCACCGAGGTGAGCGTCAACACCGCCTTCGGCGTGGAACGCGTGGTGCGAGCCGCTTTCGAGCGCGCGCAGTCACGTCCGCGCAAGCGGCTCACGCTGGTGCACAAGACGAACGTGCTCAAGCACGCCGGTGGGCTCTGGCAGCGCATCGTGGACGCCGTGTCGTCGGAATTCCCCGAGGTCACCGTCGACTACAACCACGTCGACGCGGTGATGATCCACCTGGTGACGCAGCCCGAACGCTACGACGTGATCGTCACGGACAACCTGTTCGGCGACATCGTCACCGACCTCGCGGGCGCGATCTGCGGTGGCATCGGCCTCGCCGCGAGCGCCAACATCAACCCCGACCGCACCGCCCCGTCGATGTTCGAGCCGGTGCACGGCTCTGCGCCCGACATCGCCGGCCAGGACAAAGCGGACCCCACCGCGGCCGTGCTGTCCGTGGCGCTGATGCTGGAGCACCTCGGGGACGCCGAGGCCGCCGCGAAGATCGAAACCGTGGTGCGCGAGGACCTTGCCCGGCGCGAGCCGGAGAAGCCCGGCGGCACCAGGGAAATCGGCGAACGGCTCGCGGAGGCCGCCGCCACCCGCTGA
- a CDS encoding NADH:flavin oxidoreductase/NADH oxidase, whose amino-acid sequence MTVSRLFEPYRVRNLTLPNRIWVSPMCQYSAADGLPGDWHLMHLGQFATGGAGLVMTEATAVTAVGRITPQDTGIWNDEQVAAWRRITGFLHAQGAVTGIQLAHAGRKGSSRRPWEGNATVPAEEGGWTPVGPSAVAFGNYVTPRELTTEEVAEIPGQFAAAARRSLTAGFDVLELHFAHGYLAHQFYSPLSNNRTDRYGGDFEGRTRLLLEIADAVRAEVGETVPVFARLSATDWVEGGWTIDDSVRVAKLLAERGIDLIDASTGGNHPKPDIPVGPGYQVPFAERIRTEAGMPTGAVGMITEPEQADEIVASGAADGVFLARALLRDPHWPLRAAHTLGDDVRWPDQYARAKSWH is encoded by the coding sequence GTGACCGTGAGTCGACTGTTCGAGCCTTATCGTGTCCGGAACCTGACCCTGCCCAATCGCATCTGGGTCTCACCCATGTGCCAGTACTCCGCGGCCGACGGTCTGCCCGGGGACTGGCACCTGATGCATCTCGGGCAGTTCGCCACCGGCGGCGCGGGCCTGGTGATGACCGAGGCCACCGCGGTCACCGCGGTCGGCCGGATCACCCCGCAGGACACCGGCATCTGGAACGACGAGCAGGTCGCCGCGTGGCGGCGGATCACCGGATTCCTGCACGCCCAGGGCGCGGTGACCGGCATCCAGCTCGCCCACGCGGGGCGGAAGGGCTCGAGCCGCCGTCCGTGGGAGGGCAACGCGACGGTCCCGGCCGAGGAGGGCGGCTGGACGCCCGTCGGGCCGTCCGCCGTGGCCTTCGGGAACTACGTGACGCCCCGCGAGCTGACCACCGAGGAGGTCGCCGAGATCCCCGGCCAGTTCGCCGCGGCCGCCCGGCGCTCGCTGACCGCCGGGTTCGACGTGCTGGAGCTGCACTTCGCCCACGGTTATCTGGCACACCAGTTCTATTCGCCGCTGTCGAACAACCGCACCGATCGGTACGGCGGCGACTTCGAGGGCCGCACCCGGCTCCTGCTGGAGATCGCCGACGCGGTCCGCGCCGAGGTCGGGGAGACCGTGCCGGTGTTCGCGCGGCTGTCCGCTACGGACTGGGTGGAGGGCGGCTGGACGATCGACGACTCGGTCCGCGTGGCGAAGCTGCTGGCTGAGCGCGGGATCGACCTCATCGACGCCTCCACCGGCGGTAACCACCCCAAGCCGGACATTCCGGTCGGTCCCGGATACCAGGTGCCGTTCGCCGAGCGGATCCGCACCGAGGCCGGCATGCCGACCGGTGCGGTCGGCATGATCACCGAGCCGGAGCAGGCGGACGAGATTGTGGCCTCTGGTGCCGCCGACGGGGTATTCCTGGCCAGGGCGCTGCTGCGTGACCCGCACTGGCCACTGCGCGCGGCCCACACCCTCGGCGACGACGTCCGCTGGCCGGACCAGTACGCCCGCGCGAAGTCCTGGCACTGA
- the ilvA gene encoding threonine ammonia-lyase IlvA has translation MGVEAAAVDAAYERLSGVVARTPLQPHQRATTRTGADVWLKREDLQVVRSYKLRGAYNLLAQLDREQRDRTVVCASAGNHAQGVAFACRALDLRAKIFIPRTTPRQKRARIALLGGDRVEVIVGGDTYDAAFAAAREQAERSGALMVPAFDHPDVIAGQGTVAREIVEQLGSAPDVVVVPVGGGGLVAGVTTWFAKHHPATRIIGVEPAGAASMAAAVAAGGPVELAEVDGFVDGAAVRRVGLHTYGVLEEHPIELRQVDSGVLCEEMLELFDVDGVIAEPAGALAPAALRAEGVVRQGETVVSLVSGGNHDVSRYAEVIERALVSRGVKHYFLVEFPQEPGALRRFLDQILGPDDDITLFEYVKRTNREFGPALVGVELGTPDDLAPLLARLDASPVNAQKLSPDDPVFRFLV, from the coding sequence ATGGGTGTCGAGGCCGCTGCGGTGGATGCGGCGTACGAGCGGCTGAGCGGAGTCGTGGCCCGGACGCCACTGCAGCCGCACCAGCGGGCCACCACGCGCACCGGCGCCGACGTGTGGCTCAAGCGTGAAGACCTCCAGGTCGTGCGCTCCTACAAGCTCCGCGGCGCCTACAACCTGCTCGCCCAGCTCGACCGCGAGCAGCGCGACCGCACGGTCGTCTGCGCCAGCGCCGGCAACCACGCGCAGGGCGTCGCCTTCGCCTGCCGGGCGCTCGACCTGCGGGCGAAGATCTTCATCCCCCGCACCACGCCGCGGCAGAAGCGCGCCCGCATCGCGCTGCTCGGCGGCGACCGGGTCGAGGTCATCGTCGGCGGGGACACCTACGACGCCGCGTTCGCCGCGGCCCGCGAGCAGGCCGAGCGCTCCGGCGCCCTGATGGTGCCCGCCTTCGACCACCCCGACGTCATCGCCGGGCAGGGCACCGTCGCGCGCGAGATCGTCGAGCAGCTCGGCAGCGCGCCGGACGTCGTCGTGGTGCCCGTCGGCGGCGGCGGCCTCGTCGCGGGCGTCACCACCTGGTTCGCCAAGCACCATCCGGCCACCAGGATCATCGGCGTCGAACCCGCGGGCGCCGCGAGCATGGCGGCCGCCGTCGCGGCCGGCGGGCCGGTCGAGCTGGCGGAGGTGGACGGCTTCGTCGACGGCGCGGCCGTGCGCCGGGTCGGCCTGCACACCTACGGCGTGCTCGAGGAGCATCCGATCGAGCTGCGGCAGGTCGACTCCGGCGTGCTGTGCGAGGAGATGCTCGAACTGTTCGATGTGGACGGTGTGATCGCCGAGCCCGCGGGCGCGCTCGCGCCGGCCGCACTGCGGGCGGAGGGCGTGGTGCGCCAAGGCGAAACCGTGGTCTCGCTGGTCTCGGGCGGCAACCACGACGTCAGCCGCTACGCCGAGGTGATCGAGCGGGCGCTGGTCTCGCGCGGGGTGAAGCACTACTTCCTGGTCGAGTTCCCGCAGGAGCCGGGCGCGCTGCGCCGCTTCCTCGACCAGATCCTCGGCCCGGACGACGACATCACGCTGTTCGAGTACGTCAAGCGGACCAACCGCGAGTTCGGCCCCGCCCTCGTGGGCGTCGAGCTCGGCACGCCGGACGACCTGGCGCCGCTGCTCGCCCGCCTCGACGCCTCGCCGGTCAACGCCCAGAAGCTCTCCCCGGACGACCCGGTGTTCCGCTTCCTGGTCTGA
- a CDS encoding group II truncated hemoglobin gives MRPSLFDFAGGEPAFLALARAHHARCLADPELNHPFSHPGQHPQHVERLAAYWAEVLGGPPRYSESCGDETGVLVLHAGNGDMSDLGRRFVDCFVRAADDAKLPADPEFRAALRAYMEWAVQQVLAHPVRETVPRGAAIPRWSWDGLLA, from the coding sequence ATGCGCCCATCGCTGTTCGACTTCGCCGGGGGAGAGCCCGCGTTCCTCGCGCTGGCCAGGGCGCACCACGCGCGCTGCCTCGCCGACCCGGAGCTGAACCACCCGTTCTCGCATCCGGGCCAGCACCCCCAGCACGTCGAGCGGCTCGCCGCGTACTGGGCGGAGGTGCTGGGCGGGCCGCCGCGTTATTCCGAGTCGTGCGGCGACGAGACCGGCGTCCTGGTGCTCCATGCGGGCAACGGCGACATGAGCGACCTCGGCCGCCGCTTCGTCGACTGCTTCGTGCGGGCGGCGGACGACGCGAAGCTGCCCGCGGATCCCGAGTTCCGGGCCGCGCTGCGGGCCTACATGGAGTGGGCTGTGCAGCAGGTGCTGGCGCATCCGGTTCGCGAGACGGTGCCGCGGGGCGCGGCCATCCCGCGTTGGTCGTGGGACGGTCTGCTGGCCTGA